In Sulfitobacter sp. OXR-159, one DNA window encodes the following:
- the gatB gene encoding Asp-tRNA(Asn)/Glu-tRNA(Gln) amidotransferase subunit GatB, which produces MLDLSYDTPKPRVIAGAKHDWELVIGMEVHAQVASNAKLFSGASTKFGAEPNSNVAFVDAAMPGMLPVINEYCVEQAVRTGLGLKAEINLKSAFDRKNYFYPDLPQGYQISQLYEPIVGEGEVLVEIGDGTARLVRIERIHMEQDAGKSIHDMDPNMSFVDLNRTGVCLMEIVSRPDIRGPEEAAAYLGKLRQILRYLGTCNGDMQSGAMRADVNVSICRVGQYEKYQETQDFSHLGTRCEIKNMNSMRFIQQAIEVEAKRQIAIVEAGGEVVQETRLFDPDKQETRSMRSKEEAHDYRYFPDPDLLPLEIEQAWVDEIAANLPELPDQKKARFIGDFGLSDYDASVLTADLDSAGYFEAVAQGRDGKMAANWVINELFGRLKKDDKGITESPVTPAQLGSIVDLIASDAISGKIAKEVFEITYTTGRDPAEIVETEGLKQVTDTGAIETAVDEIIAANPDQVAKAQQNPKLAGWFVGQVMKATGGKANPKAVNEIVSRKLAQQ; this is translated from the coding sequence ATGCTTGATCTGAGTTACGACACCCCGAAACCGCGCGTGATTGCCGGTGCCAAACATGACTGGGAACTGGTCATCGGGATGGAGGTGCACGCGCAGGTCGCGTCGAACGCCAAGCTGTTTTCAGGCGCCTCGACCAAATTCGGCGCGGAGCCCAACAGCAACGTGGCCTTCGTCGATGCCGCGATGCCCGGCATGCTGCCGGTGATCAACGAATACTGCGTCGAACAGGCGGTGCGCACCGGGCTGGGTCTCAAGGCAGAGATCAACCTGAAGTCCGCCTTCGACCGCAAGAACTACTTCTACCCCGACTTGCCGCAGGGCTATCAGATCAGCCAGCTTTATGAACCCATCGTGGGCGAAGGTGAAGTGCTGGTCGAGATTGGCGACGGCACCGCCCGTCTGGTGCGGATCGAGCGCATCCATATGGAACAGGACGCGGGCAAATCGATCCACGACATGGACCCGAATATGTCTTTCGTCGACCTGAACCGTACCGGCGTCTGTCTGATGGAAATCGTCTCGCGCCCCGACATTCGCGGGCCTGAAGAGGCCGCCGCCTACCTTGGCAAACTGCGCCAAATCCTGCGCTATCTCGGCACCTGCAACGGCGACATGCAGTCCGGCGCGATGCGTGCTGACGTGAACGTGTCGATCTGCCGCGTGGGCCAGTACGAGAAGTACCAAGAGACACAGGATTTCAGCCATCTGGGCACCCGCTGCGAGATCAAGAACATGAACTCCATGCGCTTTATCCAGCAGGCCATCGAAGTCGAAGCCAAACGCCAGATCGCGATTGTCGAAGCCGGTGGCGAAGTGGTGCAGGAAACGCGCCTTTTCGACCCAGACAAGCAAGAAACCCGCTCCATGCGCTCCAAAGAAGAGGCGCATGACTACCGCTATTTCCCCGACCCCGATCTGCTGCCGCTTGAGATTGAGCAGGCATGGGTGGACGAGATTGCCGCAAACCTGCCGGAACTGCCGGACCAAAAGAAAGCGCGTTTCATCGGTGACTTTGGCCTGAGCGACTATGACGCTTCCGTGCTGACCGCCGATCTCGACAGCGCGGGCTACTTTGAGGCCGTGGCGCAGGGGCGCGATGGCAAGATGGCGGCGAACTGGGTGATCAACGAACTCTTCGGGCGTCTCAAGAAAGACGACAAGGGCATCACCGAAAGCCCGGTCACCCCGGCGCAGCTTGGCAGCATCGTCGATCTAATCGCGTCAGATGCGATTTCCGGCAAGATCGCCAAGGAAGTCTTTGAAATTACCTACACAACTGGCCGCGACCCGGCAGAGATCGTGGAGACTGAGGGCCTCAAGCAGGTCACAGACACCGGGGCGATTGAAACGGCAGTGGATGAAATCAT